The window CCTCATCGGCCCCGACTCCCACTCCCGTCTTGCCGGAAGTGCCGGTGACGAGGTGCGTCGCCGGATCATAGGTCACCGGACCCCACATCGACGCGGTGTACTCGATCACCGCGGTGCCGCTGCGGGTCGCGCCTGCGGTTGCATTAGGCCCCCATTGCGGAAAGATAGGGTTTTTGTTTCTGTAAGGCGTCTTGCCGAAATTCCAGTATGGGAAAATCTTGACCGTGGAATCGGCCGCAATGATTTCCCGCAGCAACGCTGTGCCGGCCTGCCGTTTCAGGATTTGATCGAGTTGGAAGAAAACGCCTCTGATGTGCCGATCTCTCTGGCTCCGGTAACTCCAAATGTTGACGTCGAGATTCCGGATCAGGGATGGGTCGAATCGATAGAGCCACAGAGGAAAAGGACGGTAGGTGACAACGATGATGCTGTCGGCTCCATACTCCACTTCCGGGGGTGAGAGCAGGCCAAGGCAGTCTGCTGGCCGCTCCCGCCGGAGCATGTCTTTGATTTTTCGCGACCAGTTCAGATAGCTGCGGCGGGCTTCGCTTCGGTCGGACATGATGCACGGCTCCTCTTCCGGCGCGCCGATATCGTGGCAAACGAGCATGCGCGTGGATGTCAGCCCGGCGTCAGCCGAACGTCAGCGGGGCGTATTGGTGGTGTCCGGAAGGGCGGAATGGGTCGCCATTACGCCCGCCGCCTAGAACAGGACAGTCACGCGTGAGGTGAGCAGTTGTGCTAGATCGGTGCGACCAACGCAACGATTGCCGGCCGCGCGAACAGGGGATGCACGACAATTCCGGGATCCTATGACACCGGCGTCGTCGTCTCCAAAGACGGCTGTCAGATCGGCTACCGGCAGATGGGCCGTGGGCCGGGTCTTGTTCTGGTCCATGGCGCCATGCAGTCATCGGCAAGCTTCATGAAGCTCGGTACCGCGCTTTGCGATGCGTTCACTGTCATCATCCCCGATCGCCGCGGTCGCGGCCTGAGCGGCCCGCATGGTGACGGCTACGCCATGGCGAAAGAGGTCGAGGATCTCGATGCGCTGCTGGCTGCTACCGGTGCGCGCGATGTCTTCGCCCTGAGCTCAGGCGCCCTGATCACGCTGCAGGCGGCGTTGACATTGCCCGCCATCCGCAGGATCGCGCTGTATGAACCGCCGCTGGTCCTTGACGGTGCGTCGTCGCCGGCGCTGGATTGGGTGCCGCCTTATGAAAAGCAACTCGCCGCCGGGAATCTCGGTGGCGCGATGGCTTGTGCCCTCAAAGGAACGGGCGACCGCGAGCTGTTCACCCGGTTGCCGCGATGGATCATCGCCGCAATGATGGGATTTGCGGTTCGCGCCGGTGCGAAGCAGGGCAGCGCGGAGGCGCCGTCGTTGCAGACGCTGATTCCCACAGTGCATTTCGATGGTCTGCTGGTCAGGGAGATGGCGGGCACGCTGATGCGCTTCAAGGCCATCCAGGCCGACGTGCTGCTGCTCGGCGGTGATCGCAGCATCGCCTATCTGCCGCCGGCGCTCGATGCGCTTGCAACCGTGCTGCCGCATTGCCGCCGTGTCGAACTTGCGGGCGCCGGTCATCTAGCAGCCGACGACGTCGGCACGCCGCAGCGTGTTGCGGATGAGCTGGCGAAATTCTTCTCGTAGAAAACGAGGACTACCCCCGCCGCTTGCCCTTCGGCCGCACCGTCTCGCCCAGCGAGACCACCAGGGCGCAGATCGCGACCAGTACCAGGGACGCGGCGGAGGCCGCGGGAAGATCGGTGCCGGTTTCGGAAATCTTGCTGTAGAGCACCAGCGGCAGGATGTTCACCTGGGTGCCGACCAGCGCGAGAGCCGTGCCGTAGGCGCCGACCGCCACCGCCGAGGTCAGGCAGAAAGCGGCCACCAGACTTGGCAGGATCTGCGGCAGCATGATTTCCACCACTGAGCGGAAGGCATTGGCGCCCAGCGAGCGAGCGGCGATCAGTTGGGTGCGGTCGAAATTGGTGATGGCCGGCAGCACGATCAGCACCACACGCGGCACCAGGTAATAGGAATACGCAAGCCCGAGCCCGATCGGGGAGAAGATGAAGGCGCCGATCACGGTCGGATCGAAGCCGAGCTTGGCCAGGAGAAGTGTGACGAAGCCCGCGCGCCCCAGCAGCAGGATGAAGCCATAGGCGACGATCAGTCCCGAGAATGTCAGCGGCAACGAGATCGCGATCAGCGCCGCGGTGCGCAGATGAGGTGCGACGCGCGACAGGGTCAGCGCGACGCAGAAGCCGATCACCAGCGAGAACAACGGCGCCACGGTGCCGAGCACCAGCGTGCCGCGCAGTCCGTTCCAGAAGATGCGATCGGCGCTGAGACGACCGAATGCCGCACCGCCGTCGGCGAAGGCACCGATCAGCACGGCGCTGACCGGCAGCAGGAAGAACAGCCCAAGCACGGCGATGCCCGGCAGGGCGAACGCAGTCAGGATCGATCGGGGAACGCGGGTGCTCATGGGGTGAAGCACGATGCAGTTGGGTTGACGCGGACTCTCCGCGCCCGCGGCTCACCTCGCCCCGCGTGCGGGGAGAGGTCGACGCGCACTTGCGCGGCGGGTGAGGGGGCGTCACCGCGAGCTCTGTGTCTCGAGCAGCCCCTCACCCCAGCCCTCTCCCCGCAGGCGGCTCTCCGATTCACACATCTTGGAGCCTCAAGGTGGTGCCGTATTTGATGCGCTGGAAGTCGTCGAGACCCCGACGCATGGTTTTTGGACCAGGTTTATCATAGTAACCGGTCCAGCCGCCGAGACGAGCGATGACCCATGCGGCGAAGGCGAGCGATCCCTTCGGATGCGGGTTCTGTTGGCGTGCGGTTTTGCCTTCCAGGCGGGCCGAGACGGCCTCCAGGATTGGTTGATCGGCTGGTTCGAAGGCCTCGAGCAGGCTTTGATCGGTGGTACCGTCGCGAGCTTTGACAAGTTGCATCACCGTGACTGCCGCGATGGCGATGGCCGCGACCAGCTTGATCATGACTTCGGGGTCGGCGATATCGGCCTGTTCGATGCTGAAGCCTGCGGTCTTGATGGTGTGGAAGTATTCTTCAATGACCCAGCGCATCCGATAGAGGCCGACGATCCTTTGCGCATCGGCAAGGCTCCTGACCGTGTGCGTCGTCAGCAACCGCCAATGGATCGGCTTTTCGCCCTCAGTTGCCGAGGTTTCGCGGACATCGACAACGCTCACCGTGGTCGCGGGCGGCAGATCAGAGGCGCCATGCAGCGGCCTGCGCAACTCGACGCGGCCAAAGCGGACAGCCAGTTCGCCCGTGCGCGCCGCCCGTCCCGGAGCCGCCGGGATTTCAACGCTAAAGCGGCCTTGTTCGGGCAGGCTGTCAACGTGCGCGAACAGCAGCCTCGTCTGCTCCTCATCGTCGGCTTCAATCCGTCGATTCTGGCACGCCCGCACGATCAGATGCATGTTGGCCGGACATTGCACGAAGTGCTCGTAGATGTCGCTTTCCCGATCCGATACGCCAGTGATGCTCCGCGCCGCTGCCAGCACCGCACCGGCACGCGCCGTCCCATCGAGCCAGCGCTGCGATTCCTTCTGCGCCGTCGTCCGCGATCGGCGGGATTTGACCTTGCCGCCGCTGCGGTTCCTCACCGGCGCATCGACGAGGCCCAACACCGCACCGGTACCGGCATCCACCGCTAAAACCGCGTGCAGCAACAGCCCACGCAGCGCCCCGCCTTTTCCCACCGGACCGTAGCCATTGGCCTTGGCACGACGACCTCCCAACGCAAGCTCGCTCGTATCCTGCACGACCAAAACATCGCGCCCTGCAACTCGCGCCGCCGTCCGCTCCGCCGCGTGCTCAGCCATCGCTGTCGCCGTCACCGACCCATTGCGAAGAAAGCGCGTAAACTGCATCTCGCCGGCCCGCGTCCCGCCCAGCCGGCGGATGCACGACCCCGGTCGGTCGACCAGCGCCGCGTGCAAACGCGCCCCCCTTTTTCCAGCCGCAGGTCGCCGAACCGCCCCAGGCCAAATTCCAGTCCAGACATCGAACGCTCCGTGAATCATCGAACAACCCACGGAATCAGTGATCAAATCATCTGGCAAGATGTGTGCATACGAGAGCCGCAGGCGGGGAGAGGGAGGGCGCCATCCGTCAACGCAACGCTTTGACCTGAATACCTCACTGCCCGAGCACGGCCTTCGCCCAGCCCGTATCGATCTCACCCTTCTTCGCCACCGCCTTGGCGATATCGATCGGGCGGATCTGCGGCGCGGCCGGCATCTTGTCGGCGACGGAGGCCGGCAGGGCAACACCGGGCACCGATGGGCGCACAAAACCTTCGGCAAAGATCTTCTGGCCCTCATCGGTCATGATGAAGTTAAGCCAGAGCTTGCCGGCGTTCGGGTTCGGGCCGTTCTTCACCAGCGAGATCGCGTAGGGCGCCGCGGCCGACGCCTCCTGCGGAATCACCACGGCGATGCTGTCGCCCATGCCGTCGACATAGCGCGCTTTCAGGCCGTCATTCTCGTAACCGATCCAGATCGGGATCTCGCCCTTGAGGAATTGGGCATAGGGCGTGGTGCCGACCGTGCGCAGCACGTTGCCGGCCTTGGTCAGCTTGCCGAGATAATCGATGCCGGGCGCGATGTCGTCCATGCTGCCGCCATTGCCGAATGCGGCGCCGAACGCCACCACCTGGCCCTGGCCGGTGGAGCGCGGATCGAGATAGACGATCGAACTCTTGTATTCCGGCTTCAAAAGATCAGCCCAGCTCTGCGGCACGTTCTTGACCAGCTTGGTGTTGACCAGGAAGGCGATGTTGAGGGTGTGGATGGTGAACCACTGCCCGCCTGGATGGCGCAGCGGCTCGGGCAGCTTCTCCAGGTTGACCGGTTTGAAATCGGTAACCACGCCCGCCTTGGCGGCATCGAGCGCGGAAGCCGCGAAATAATAGGCGGTGTCGGCCTGCGGCCGGTTGCGCGCCTTGTCGAGGGCAACAACGGTCGCCGCCGATCCCAGGTCGTTGTAAACCATCTCGACACCGGGATAACGCTTCTGGAACGCCTTGAACTGCGCCGCCCAGTTCGCCCAGGTCGGGCCGGTGTCGAACGACACCACGAGGCCTTCCTTCTTGGCCGCGTCGAACAGCGCCTGTTCGCCGGGATAGAGTTCAGCGCCTTCGAAGGCCAAAGCGGATCCGGCTGACAACAGCATGGCGGCTGCAGTCGCGGTGCGGAGCAATCGACGTCGGGTCACTGTTGTGGTCATTGGCAAATCTCCCTCCAGTTTGCACTCATATGATCAGGTGGCCGGCAGCAGCCGGATCGCATCGGGTGGAATCGTCACAGCCGTGACCGGCTCGCGCAGATGGGTTTCGACACGGATCAGCCCGCCGCTGACACTGAGATCGATGCGGCGGATCGGGCCGAGATAACGATCGGCGGTCACGGTACCGCTGAAACGGCCGACCGCATGCGAGTGCACCGTGGCCAGCGGCTCCACACGTTCGGGCCGGACGAACACGGTGACAGGTTCTCCCTTGGATCGGCCGCCGGTTTCGCAAGCGAGCGGCCCCAGCGCGGTATCGACCAGGCCCGTGCCGGCGATCTTGCCGGGCCAGAGATTGGACTGTCCGACAAAGGCGGCGACGTCGGCGTTGACCGGTGTCTCATAGAGCTCGCGCGGCGTGCCGACCTGCAGCAGGCGGCCGTCGCGCATCACAGCCACCTTGTCGGCGATCGACAGCGCTTCTTCCTGGTCGTGGGTGACGAGCAAAGTGGCGATGCCGGCGGAGCGCTGCACCCGCAGGATTTCGTCGCGCATCTCCAGTCGCAGTCCGGCGTCGAGCGCCGACAGCGGCTCGTCGAGCAAGAGGCCACGTGGTTCGAATACCAGCGCGCGGGCCAGCGCCACCCGCTGCTGCTGGCCGCCGGACAGCGCGGACGGAAAATCGTCCGTGCGATGGCCCATGCCGACCCGCTGCAGCATCGTTTCGGCGCGACTGCGCCGTTCCTGTTTGGACAGCCCGCGCACCTTCAGCGGATAGGAGACGTTCTCCCAGAGACGCATGTGTGGAAACAGCGCATAATTCTGGAACACGACGCCGAGCCGCCGCGTCTCCGGCAATTCCGCGCTGACATCCTGGCCGTCGATCAGCACCCGCCCCGATGTCGGCTTGACGAAGCCGGCCAGAAGTTTCAGCACGGTCGACTTGCCGGAGCCCGATGCGCCGATGATGGCGAGCAATTCGCCGCGGCCGATCTCCAGCGAGATGTCGAACACGCCGGTGGTCGTGCCGGGATAGGTGTAGCTCACATTCTCATAACGCAGGGTCATGCGAGGGCCTTTCCCTTGCTGGCGCCGGCAACCTGCGCAGTGATGCTGCTGGCGAGCGAGGCGATGATCGCCAGTGTCAGCAGCACGATGGTGGCCGCGCAGGCAAACCCTGTCGCGCCGTAGAACGCCTGCAGCAGCACCACCGGATAAGTGCGGGAGAGGAACCCCGACACCAGGTTGGACAATTGGAATTCGCCGATCGACAACGCCGCGACCGTCAGTGTCGACGAGAGAAGACTGGTGCCGAGTAGCGGCAGCGTCACATCGCGAAAACGGGCGATGAACGATGCGCCCAGCGTTGCCGCGGCATGCTCGTAATCGTCCAGGCCGAGCTGGTCCATATCGGCGATCAGCGCGGTCACCGTATAGGGCAATGTCAGCACCAGGTGTCCGGCGGCGAGCAGCCAGAAACTGCCAAGCCAGGGCAACGCGTCCGACGAAAACACCAGGATGAAGCCGAACGCCAGCACGAGCTCGGGCACAGTCACCGGCAGGAACGTCACGAGGCGCGCGGCGATCCGCACGCCGCCGCGAGCGCCGGCCTGGATCGCATAGGCCAGCGGCAGGCCGATCAGGATGTTCAGCACACAGGTGGTGACCACGATCTGGAGACTGGTGGTGAAAGCCCGGCGGAAACTGGGATCGGTTGCCACCTCGACAAACCAGCGGGTGGTGAAGCCAGTGGGGAGCAGGGTGTTGCTCCAGCTTTCGCCGAACGAGCCCAGCCCCAGCAGCAGCACCGGCGCTGCCAGGAAAATCAGGTACGCGATGGTGATGAACGGCAACCGGCGCTCCCCCAAACCGAACGTCGTCTTAAAGTGTCGTCACGCGCTTAGCGGCGTTTCATGATGGAACGGTGACAAAATGTAAGAAAATTTACAAACCCAGAATCAACCGATCCGCAATTCGTGCCAGCGCTTCGTCGACGGTCTTCAGTCGCGGCACATTATCGACCTGCGGCGCGTCGGCCAACGCCAGCACCAGCCGGTTGAACTGCAGTCCCAGGGCCATTTCCGACAGCGTGCCGACGCTGCCGCCGATTGCCACCAGTGCCACGCAGCAGCGGGCGATGATGGCGTTGCGGGCCGGGCCGATGCCGGTGGCGATCGGGATCGCCACATAGGCATTGGCGCCCTGCCATTCCTCGTCCGGCAGCAGGCCGATCGGCAATCCACCGCCCGCGGCATGGCCGCGGCAGGCCGCCTCCATCACGCCGGTCTTGCCGCCGCACAGCATTTGCAGGCCATAACGCGCGAGCTCGAGGCCCAGCTCCTCCGCGAGGTCGCACTGCGCCGCGGTGGCTTCGCGCGGCCCGATCACGCCGATCGGAACCCGCCTCAGCCGGCTGTCCGCCGCAAGGCGGGCCAGCGCCTCAATCGCGGTGATCGTTTCGCCCGTTCCAGCGGGACCCGGGCCTGCGCGCCAGGACAATGTGACGGGATCGAAGATATCCCCGTTCTTCACCAGCGTCTTTGCCGCGGGAAACCATTGCAATGCCGTCGTCACGTCCCCTCCAACTCTCCGGGCTAGACTTGCCGTCTTGATGTCCCACCCATCCACGGGTATGTAAGATATCTTACATGAAGGGGAAACATCAAAGGGAAAGCCGCATGGCCGGCGTGAACGGAATATTCGACGGGATCACGCTGCGGCAGCGCCAAATCATCCAGATCGTTGGCGAAAAGGGCTTTGCCACCATCGATGCCCTGGCCCAGCATTTCGAGGTCTCGGCGCAGTCGATCCGCCGCGACATCATCCAGCTCGACCAGGGGCGTTTCCTGCAGCGCTTCCATGGCGGCGCGGGCTTGCGCGATTCCACGGTCCGGCTTGGTTATGCCGAGAAGCATGGTCGCTCGGCCGAAGGCAAGGCGCGGATCGCCAGCGCCGCCGTTGATCTCGTGCCCGACGGCGCCTCGGTGTTTCTTGATGTCGGCACCACCGTGGAGGCGGTGGCGCGCAGACTGCGCCATCGCAACGGCCTGCGGGTGTTCACGTCGAGCCTCGCCGCGGCGATGATTCTCGCGGGACACGACGACATCGAGTTGCATGTGTTCGGCGGCACATTGCGCGGTCCGGACGGATCGCTGGTCGGCGCCGCCACCATCGCGGCGATCTCCGACATCCATTTCGATTGCGCGTTTCTCGGCTATTCCGGCTTCGATGACGACGGCGCGCTGATGGACTTCGATCTCGACAAGATCGCCGTCAAGCGTGCGGCGTTGCGCCGCGCCACCAAGGCCATTGCGGTCGGCGATGCCACCAAGTTCTCCCGCCGCGCGGTGGCGCGGTTGTCGCCGCCCGAGGATCTCGCGCACCTCATTACCGACGGCAAGCCGCCGGCATCGCTGTTGGCGGCGTTTCGCAAGGCCAACCTCGCGGTGACCGTGGTGTAGGCGCTGCGCGGCGGGTACCAGTAGATTCATCAGGTCTGTTTCGCCGCGACGCGTGGCGCTAAAGCGGACGAAAGCGGGAATCAGTATCGGAATGGCGAAGTCGTCTAAGCTCGTTGCCGCCAAGCGCGGCAAGATTCTTCTGGTGAGGCGTTGCGCCGATGGACTCTGGATGTTCCCCGGTGGGCGCAGACGGGCGCAGGAATCCGAGAAGGATTGCGTGCGGCGTGAAATCCGCGAGGAGCTGCCGGGACTCAAGCTCGGCCGCCTCAGCCTCTGGAAAGAGATCAAGACCAAGAACAAGCTCTCGGGCCGGAGGATGAGCGATGCCATCTTCATTGCGAAGAATGCCAAGGGCAGGCTGACCATCGGCGACAAGAAGGAAATCGATCGCGCCGTGTGGCAAAAGCCGCGCGCCGTCCGCCTGACACCGACCTCGCGCTACATCCGCGACCAGCTGTTTCCGCGGAAGCCGAAGTAGGCGCTTCCGCGACACGTGCGAGCACAACGAGTGGGTGGCAAGGCGTTTCATCCTCTCAGTGTCGTCCCCCGGCTCGACCGGGGGACCCAGTAAGCGGCACGGTCAATTGCTGGAACTCCGGGGCCAGACGCGGTGGCCACGAGGGCTTTGCCACCTCTTCATCCTCATTACACGCGCTGCCGGATACTGGATCGCCCTAGTACCCGGAATCAGAGCTGAGTGATACGCGATCCTCTGCGGAAGAAGGGGCTTCTCTTGCTAGCAGAATCATCCTGACCTTGAATCGCGACTCACGTTCCAAGAAAAGGGGGTACTAGCAACTCGGCTATGCCGAGTTGCGTTCTTTTATGCCGCAAGTCGGAAACATCCGACTTGCGGTCCTTCGGCCGGGCGATGACACCGCGTGTGGAGCGAAGCGTTTAAGCAGCGAGCGCCTCGGCTCAACCGAGCCCTTCGCCGTCCCCAAACATTCCTCCACGGCAGCTCAGCCCTTCGTCAGATAGCGGAAGTCCGGCTCGCGGGAGGGCCAGAACTGGTAGCCGCCGATGGTCTTCTGCATCGCGACGTCATGCAGCGGCTGCACGATCGGGATGACCGGCATATCGCTTTCGGCCAGCGCCACGAAAGCTTCGACATTCGCCTTGTACTCGGCCGGATCGTTGCTGAGGCGCGCCGCGTCGATCAGCTTGTCCATCGCCGGGTTCTGGTAGCTCGAGATGTTGAAGATCGAATTGCTGCCGTGGAAGTTCCAGAAGAAGTAGTAGTCCGGGAAGTCGAGCCATCCGCCAAAGCGGTTGATCGCCATCGGATGGATCTTCTTGTTGAGCTCGCCGCGAAAATTCGCGCCCGGAATTTTCGACAGCTCGACCTCGATGCCGATCTCCGCCAGCGCCTCCTTGAGCAGCACCGCCATCGGCTCCGCGATCGTCGCCGCGCCGGAATCGAAGATCAGCGAGGTCTTGACGCCGCCGGGCGCGGCTTGCGCCACCAAGTCCCTGGCCTTGACCGGATTGAATTCATAAGGGAAGGGCTGCGGCCAAAGGGAGGTCGGCCTGGCGGGGCCGCCCCACATCGCCACGCCGCGCCCGAACAGCGACGCCTGCATGATTTTCTCGTATGGCATCGCCCAGGCCACGGCCTTGCGCAAACGGACGTCGGTGAATGGTCCGGTCGCGGCGTTCAGCGCGACATACCAGAGTGCGTTCGGCACCGGCACGCCGACGACCTTGAGCTTGCCGGCGTCGAGCAGATTCTTGAAGTCTTTCGGCGGCAAGCCGTAGGAGATATCGGCATCGCCACGCTCGATCAGCGCCCGCCGTGTCGCGGGCGAGGGAATTTCGCGCGCGATGATCCGGCGCAGCGACGGCAGCTTGCCGGATGTCCAGTCGTCGTTGCGCACGTAGATCGTCTCGCTGCCGGGCTTCCAGCTCTCGACCTTGAACGCGCCCGAACCCGCGACATTGTTCTTGAGCCATTCCTTGGCCCACGGGTCGTCGCCGCCATTCCTGATCGCGAGCTCGCTGTCGATCACGAACGGGATGGTGACCGCGAGGTTCGGCAGGGTCAGTTTGTCCTTGCGCAGGAAGTCGATCCGGAACGTCTTGTCATCGACCACGACGAACTGCTCCGGCTTCTCCAGCGAGCCCGCCGCCATTTGCGTCCTGGCGAACCCGCCGATCGCGATGGCCCGGTCGAGCGACCATTTCACATCCTTGGCCGTCACCGGCCGGCCGGAATGGAATCTCGCCTCACGCAGCTTGAAGGTGATGCTCATGCCATCAGGCGCGATCTGCCAGCTCTCGGCCAGCTCCGGCTCGATGTCGGTCATGTTGAAGGTGCTGCCGTCGCCGCCCGGCAACGGCACGGGCTTGAAGCGGATCAACCGGTCGTAGCAGTTCAGTGCCACGCCATTGATCGGCTGCGACGAACCAATGCCCTGCATGTCGAGGCTGTTGGGGCCGTATTCCTGTACCAGCAGCAGCGTCTCGTTGCGGCTCGGCGCCTGGGCTTTGGCGGGTATGCGCGTCATGAAGGGTGCGGCGAGGCCGGCGGCAAGGGCGGTGCGGCGGGTGATTGTCATCGAGTCAATTCCTACGGTAAGCGACCAAACGCCCCCATGAGGTGGCGGTCCGACTCCATGCACGGAGTATGCCGCTCCGGGCGCCTGGTCAGCGTGCAGGAACAACCCGTCTCAACGACCCCCACGTTCGTCGCCGACGAAGAAGTGGGCGAGTGCGGTGAAGCGCAACGCCTTGTGAAGCTGGATCAGGCGGAGCGCACGCCCAGCAGACTGCTCGCGACCTGGCGCCGAATCGCCTCGCGCGTCTCCTGGAGCAAAGCGGTCCGCACCGAAGCCTTCTCCTGCGGGATCTGCGACACCAGCTTCAGCATGTGCAGGAGAACGATGGCCTTGGTCTCGGCGTTGGCCTGGGGCAGTCGTTGTGACGCCGCGGTCAGGATCGCGGCGATGCGCCGGCGCATGTCGCCGCGCAGTTTCGATCGCAGGTTGGCGCGATCGCTGCGGCTCTCCACGAACGCCAGCACCGCGTCCCGCTCCGGCAGCCGTCCCTGCATCATCTCGATCAAGGCGTCCGCGATCTGGTCCGGCGAGAGCTGCGCTGCGCGCGCTTCGATATCGTCGAGGGCGGCCCGCAGCCTTTCCCAATGGCGGGTGAGCAGCGCGTCGGCCAGCACCTCCTTGGTCGGGAAGAAGCGATAGAGCGAGCCGATGGCGGTGTCGGCCCGTGCGGCGATCTCCGTCATCGTCGCCGCGTCAAAACCTTTCTCGGCAAACACCGCGGCGCCTGCATCCAGGATCGCGGCCACGCGCTGGCGGCCGCGTTCACGTTTTGGTGCAAGGGCGGCGGCTGGCTGGGTTATTGACTTTTGCGAGGGCATCCTCAACTATCCAATATGCGAGACTGTCCTCGCATATCATTCCCTTCAGATCACGTCATCCGGCTTTCACGAATCCCCTTCACGAATCCTTTGCAGGAACCGTCACCATGCTCGACCTCGATCCCCGCACCACCGCGCTTGTCCTGATCGATCTGCAGAAAGGCATCATCGGCCGGCCGCTCGAGCCTCGCTCCGGGGCCGAGGTGCTGGCCGAGGGCAAGGGCTTGGCGCAGCGTTTTCGCGCGGCGGGGGCGCTGGTGATTCTGGTGCGGGTGGCATGGGCGGAGGATTTCGCTGACGCGCCCAGGCAGCGCGTGGATGCGCCGATGTCGGTGTCATCGGGCGCTCTGCCCGCCGACTGGATCGAATTGGTCGACGATCTGGCGCATCCCTCGGACATTGT is drawn from Bradyrhizobium prioriisuperbiae and contains these coding sequences:
- a CDS encoding alpha/beta hydrolase, giving the protein MGRGPGLVLVHGAMQSSASFMKLGTALCDAFTVIIPDRRGRGLSGPHGDGYAMAKEVEDLDALLAATGARDVFALSSGALITLQAALTLPAIRRIALYEPPLVLDGASSPALDWVPPYEKQLAAGNLGGAMACALKGTGDRELFTRLPRWIIAAMMGFAVRAGAKQGSAEAPSLQTLIPTVHFDGLLVREMAGTLMRFKAIQADVLLLGGDRSIAYLPPALDALATVLPHCRRVELAGAGHLAADDVGTPQRVADELAKFFS
- a CDS encoding IS4 family transposase, encoding MHAALVDRPGSCIRRLGGTRAGEMQFTRFLRNGSVTATAMAEHAAERTAARVAGRDVLVVQDTSELALGGRRAKANGYGPVGKGGALRGLLLHAVLAVDAGTGAVLGLVDAPVRNRSGGKVKSRRSRTTAQKESQRWLDGTARAGAVLAAARSITGVSDRESDIYEHFVQCPANMHLIVRACQNRRIEADDEEQTRLLFAHVDSLPEQGRFSVEIPAAPGRAARTGELAVRFGRVELRRPLHGASDLPPATTVSVVDVRETSATEGEKPIHWRLLTTHTVRSLADAQRIVGLYRMRWVIEEYFHTIKTAGFSIEQADIADPEVMIKLVAAIAIAAVTVMQLVKARDGTTDQSLLEAFEPADQPILEAVSARLEGKTARQQNPHPKGSLAFAAWVIARLGGWTGYYDKPGPKTMRRGLDDFQRIKYGTTLRLQDV
- a CDS encoding extracellular solute-binding protein, with translation MTTTVTRRRLLRTATAAAMLLSAGSALAFEGAELYPGEQALFDAAKKEGLVVSFDTGPTWANWAAQFKAFQKRYPGVEMVYNDLGSAATVVALDKARNRPQADTAYYFAASALDAAKAGVVTDFKPVNLEKLPEPLRHPGGQWFTIHTLNIAFLVNTKLVKNVPQSWADLLKPEYKSSIVYLDPRSTGQGQVVAFGAAFGNGGSMDDIAPGIDYLGKLTKAGNVLRTVGTTPYAQFLKGEIPIWIGYENDGLKARYVDGMGDSIAVVIPQEASAAAPYAISLVKNGPNPNAGKLWLNFIMTDEGQKIFAEGFVRPSVPGVALPASVADKMPAAPQIRPIDIAKAVAKKGEIDTGWAKAVLGQ
- a CDS encoding TIGR00725 family protein; its protein translation is MTTALQWFPAAKTLVKNGDIFDPVTLSWRAGPGPAGTGETITAIEALARLAADSRLRRVPIGVIGPREATAAQCDLAEELGLELARYGLQMLCGGKTGVMEAACRGHAAGGGLPIGLLPDEEWQGANAYVAIPIATGIGPARNAIIARCCVALVAIGGSVGTLSEMALGLQFNRLVLALADAPQVDNVPRLKTVDEALARIADRLILGL
- a CDS encoding NUDIX hydrolase, with the translated sequence MAKSSKLVAAKRGKILLVRRCADGLWMFPGGRRRAQESEKDCVRREIREELPGLKLGRLSLWKEIKTKNKLSGRRMSDAIFIAKNAKGRLTIGDKKEIDRAVWQKPRAVRLTPTSRYIRDQLFPRKPK
- a CDS encoding ABC transporter permease — translated: MPFITIAYLIFLAAPVLLLGLGSFGESWSNTLLPTGFTTRWFVEVATDPSFRRAFTTSLQIVVTTCVLNILIGLPLAYAIQAGARGGVRIAARLVTFLPVTVPELVLAFGFILVFSSDALPWLGSFWLLAAGHLVLTLPYTVTALIADMDQLGLDDYEHAAATLGASFIARFRDVTLPLLGTSLLSSTLTVAALSIGEFQLSNLVSGFLSRTYPVVLLQAFYGATGFACAATIVLLTLAIIASLASSITAQVAGASKGKALA
- a CDS encoding ABC transporter ATP-binding protein; translation: MTLRYENVSYTYPGTTTGVFDISLEIGRGELLAIIGASGSGKSTVLKLLAGFVKPTSGRVLIDGQDVSAELPETRRLGVVFQNYALFPHMRLWENVSYPLKVRGLSKQERRSRAETMLQRVGMGHRTDDFPSALSGGQQQRVALARALVFEPRGLLLDEPLSALDAGLRLEMRDEILRVQRSAGIATLLVTHDQEEALSIADKVAVMRDGRLLQVGTPRELYETPVNADVAAFVGQSNLWPGKIAGTGLVDTALGPLACETGGRSKGEPVTVFVRPERVEPLATVHSHAVGRFSGTVTADRYLGPIRRIDLSVSGGLIRVETHLREPVTAVTIPPDAIRLLPAT
- a CDS encoding ABC transporter permease; this translates as MSTRVPRSILTAFALPGIAVLGLFFLLPVSAVLIGAFADGGAAFGRLSADRIFWNGLRGTLVLGTVAPLFSLVIGFCVALTLSRVAPHLRTAALIAISLPLTFSGLIVAYGFILLLGRAGFVTLLLAKLGFDPTVIGAFIFSPIGLGLAYSYYLVPRVVLIVLPAITNFDRTQLIAARSLGANAFRSVVEIMLPQILPSLVAAFCLTSAVAVGAYGTALALVGTQVNILPLVLYSKISETGTDLPAASAASLVLVAICALVVSLGETVRPKGKRRG
- a CDS encoding DeoR/GlpR family DNA-binding transcription regulator; protein product: MAGVNGIFDGITLRQRQIIQIVGEKGFATIDALAQHFEVSAQSIRRDIIQLDQGRFLQRFHGGAGLRDSTVRLGYAEKHGRSAEGKARIASAAVDLVPDGASVFLDVGTTVEAVARRLRHRNGLRVFTSSLAAAMILAGHDDIELHVFGGTLRGPDGSLVGAATIAAISDIHFDCAFLGYSGFDDDGALMDFDLDKIAVKRAALRRATKAIAVGDATKFSRRAVARLSPPEDLAHLITDGKPPASLLAAFRKANLAVTVV